One Flavobacteriales bacterium genomic region harbors:
- a CDS encoding redoxin domain-containing protein — MRKLLWFLAIMAFVGCGGTNSTAPDFETRLIDGTPFKLSELKGQYIVIDFWASWCGPCIHEMPQLIALHNKYGDKVAFVTIALEKNDRTWRKVTERFGFSWKYQVVEEVPFVLSSSIARAFGVTEIPTKFIITPEGKLISGMDYQQMDEFLGHSAL; from the coding sequence ATGAGAAAGCTACTTTGGTTTTTGGCAATAATGGCGTTTGTCGGCTGTGGCGGCACGAATTCCACGGCACCTGATTTTGAGACCCGGTTGATCGATGGAACCCCGTTCAAACTTTCTGAATTGAAGGGGCAGTATATTGTGATCGATTTCTGGGCATCGTGGTGCGGGCCGTGCATCCATGAAATGCCGCAACTTATTGCTTTGCACAACAAGTATGGAGACAAGGTGGCCTTTGTGACCATTGCACTGGAGAAAAATGACCGTACTTGGAGAAAAGTGACCGAACGGTTCGGGTTCTCGTGGAAGTATCAGGTCGTGGAGGAGGTTCCCTTTGTACTCTCCTCATCCATTGCGCGTGCGTTTGGCGTAACGGAAATCCCCACCAAGTTCATCATCACTCCCGAAGGAAAACTCATCTCAGGAATGGACTACCAACAGATGGATGAGTTCTTAGGCCATTCCGCCCTCTAA